From Poecilia reticulata strain Guanapo linkage group LG3, Guppy_female_1.0+MT, whole genome shotgun sequence:
GCTGAAAGCATTCCCAAAAAGAGAAGAGATAAGCCACAAAGTGTTTGCTATTtgaaatacattattttcacaagagctttttttattatttttttaatgttgcatgATTCTTAGATATTATATCACCTTCAAAGAAATATGAATCACAGTCAAAAACTCAAATAGATTTGACGTCAAGCTGCAAGGCCTTCCCCTTCCACCTACTCCACGCATTTCATGAGttcagaagtttatttttttctcagaatattTAAAGTCAGCTCTCTCAAGGCCTGGCTTTGATGAGTTTCTTCACTGTTGCTGGTTGGAAAACTCAATttacagagaataaaagaaACTGTTTGATTCCCTCATCATCATCTGCCTTCCTCTTTcttaatagaaaatattttaacaaaaagtcaaaatcagtTTGTTCTTTCTCTGAACTAAATTAGAAAGTCTTTAAGCGCATATGCAAGAAATACAACGAAACTAAATTGAgcgtttaaaacaaaacatcaccTTCTCTCCTCAGAGTGTTTACAGGTAAAACTTTTCTCTACACCctaaaaaaagatctaaaataAACCCACATTAGAAATAAACCCTATAATGTTTGACACATAGATTAATTTTCTTAATCAGTCTTGAAAACTTGAGCAACAAGAGAATATACCATTGAGATGTTTgttaatgttaataaatgatgaattggcttaaaaaaatattcaaatctcCAACTCTCACTGCAGAAGATTATTCAAAGTAAGATTGGGCTTCCACAATAACtgaagcaggaaaatgaaatagAATATGAGCATGTCTTATTCAGGTAAGTCTTTACTGTGCATGTCCTTAACATGAGCATGGAGCATTTTTTTACAACACGTTCAGTACATAGATTTCTCCATATAGGACACCGAGTGAAGGagtcctttctgaatatcatgcTGCCTTCTCTGAATGCTACTGTGATGAGAAGTAAATCGAACCACAGAAAATAGGATCAGTCAATCGGGCAATCAGTGAGTGATTTCATCAGGGCTCTGTGTAATCTCACCTCAGGCGGCTACACAGCCCACTAGGAGGTGTGCACATATTTTTGAGACCATAACGAGAGTGGGCATCCTGAAAGCAGACATATGAatgtacaacaaaaacaagaacaggaaacaaacacatctattcattttacttttgctttgcAACATTGACGTAATAATTAGAGGTGAAATGTTTCCTTTGGAGTATCGAAATCTGATCAGAAGCTCTTTCATGGCATTTTTCACATTGAATGTAGTTAGTAAACTAACAGAGACAAATCAATTAGTTCATGAAATTATATAAAACTGTGATTTATAATAATGTTATTGCTtcataacaaattaaaaaataatttggagcAAAAGAGGATGATACTTGAAGCAATGTGTTAAAAATACTGAACGTTTGGATCGAAACTCCAGACCACATGTACTGAACTGCAAGCAAACTTACAGGATTCCTGAGAAAAATCTGGTCTTTTTTAATGTCACTTATTTTAACATTAGCaacaaaacagaatttgtttttaaaaatcacacacaaaactCAAGCTCAGTTGAATGGCTCATAGAGTGGATCAATCGTATAAGGAACAGCAGGGTTGGATTTCAGTAAAGGTCTGTCAGATGTTACAACAACAACTTCAGTTTAAAAGCCCATGGAGTGCGGTATGCCCTTTTGCAGATAATTCTTTTTGCACCTGGCATCTAATTGTGTTAGATGCCAGAGACACATCAAGAACGCTCAGAAGTGGCAAGTCTGACAGggaaagattttttaaataaagttttttgtgGCCTGAGTGGCTCTTTATTTGCAGTAttcagaaagagaaggaggaaacGCATGTAACAAATATCACAGGACAGGGacaatatttgtgaaaatgttcctttagtttttgaacatttaacatGATGAAAAATAGCTTTCGCTTCTACTGCGGTTAGCACTATAACATTTGGCAAATAAGGCTGCACCTTTGTATCTGGACAGAATGTACTGAAATAGTAATGtccctctgggattaataaagtatattcattcattcattcattcattcattcattcattcattcattcattcattcattcattcatgcattTTCTGCTGAGtactaaaaacaaatgcaactttATAGTACAAAGGGAATGCACAATGATTAGATAAATGATGGCCATCTATTCATACTTTGTTATTTAGTAGATTTTAAAGTGATGAAAgatgaaaatgtatattttaatataaaatattttctaggGTTAAGGGTCACAGCCACTAGCCAGTagctaaaatctgcaaatagttGAGATTCCCtctaaaaacattcacaattgtctattttaataattcaaacaaaGAATATAGCTTACAATCCATTAATATACACCATGGAAACCATCTAATATGTAAAGTTTTCCTTTCGATATTAGGAAGACTTCTGATCAACATGTGGATAaggcataaatatatatttttagttgtcAGACACAGGAATCACACAAAGTTTGACATATAATGTGCTTGAGAACGATTTCGCATGAAAATGATTTGTTCTAAGAAATTTGCTgttggatgattttttttttcttttgtatctaTACTACTGTCACAATAATTCAGATGAAGCCAATTTTGTCACAAACATATAATGCAGCTGTCTGCcatattcttttgttttatccCACAAACTTGAAGACAATTATCCATAAGTGAGACTCAGGCTGAACAGGCTTTGGTTGGAAGTTGATAAAATATTATCCGTTCTCTGGATTTTCATGAAATACAGAACAGCACGACGGTGTAGCAAGAGCATATTTCTGTGATTGTTTGAACTCTAATTCTTTAAATAATTGAGTCTTTGGTAGTTGCTCTTGTTGCTCTAAGCTAATCCACAAACATTGCTTCGGTTTTTGCCCTGGTCTGAATATGTCCGCTTCTGTTACTCTGTGTTTTCGTGGATGAGTGTACCCTCCTGCTCTCCAGCCCACTGAACAGCACAGATGATGGAAGGACCCGTGTATTTAGTTGTCAGCTGTGAAAGACATTTGGTCCTGAACTTGGAGTTTGGGCACTGACAGGATTGATGCCTCAAACTGTGTTAGAGTCAAGGAATAGCAAGTAACCACAATAGAAAGGCAATAAAACCAAGGGGTACCCCTAGACTAGATTATAATTCACGATAGCACAACCGTGGcttcaaaaatattcttttaaatattcattcttAAGCATATTCAGTTGAATAGGTTAAAGTCAGTCCTTTTCTGTCATTCTATCGATCTATCtatcaaacaaaatgaaaagctgaaCACTGTGAATCCCAAACAATTAACCTCACtaaacatgaacacacacactgaacgtaagaataaaagcagaagacCTTTAAAAATTACAGACTTACTTTAAATATATGGCAGGATGTGATATTTCTCAAAATTCACTTCATTCTCTTTCATAAAGGGAACTTGCTAGGCCAATGTAGCCCATGCATTTCCATACACCATCATACAAAGAAGGGAAAGACGTGTGACAGAAgcgtttaatttgaaaatggtcCATACCCAGATATAACATAGTAAGAGacctattgttttttttttttatttctgtcttccGCTAGAACATTTTGTCACCTCCCTAGTTCatgtaagaatttttttttttcccaaggtGTCAAATCTGTCAGTCAAGAAGTGGATTCTCAGACTAATGCTTTGAtgcataaaacaaataagaaactTGTCAAAATATtaccttcaaataaaattctacagttttggttttcttgctAAAAGCTTTTTGAGAGATTCTGAAAGTGCTTTGCCATTTACAGCAGATAACTATAAATGATGTTTGTGTCCTTGTCAAAGGACAAGGTGCAGTTCTGAGAAAAGTAGTAACAGAAAAAATTGAAGTCACTGTGTGCACTTCACAATAGGTGAAATACTAATTTGGTTTGAAGTTAAGAGGAGAGTTTGTGTCCTTGGACAATCGTTACAAACAGCTTGATTAGGTTCAGCAAAGTAGATGTGGTGTCAGTACCTCTACATGCACTCATCTGAAAGTTTCTCTTGATATATATTATGCaaagtatgaaaataaacaagaaaaacacgCAGCAAAAATCGACCACCACATGATTATTACATTGTCAAAATCTAGCCAAAAATGAATGACTGAAAATgcctttttatgattttttttctgctatttttttctaGGAAGGCCAACCACTTCACATCATGGTTTCCTGAGCCAGTTTTCTGCCAACACTTCACAGAGATTATTACCACTCTGGGCCATGACTGAGCTGCTTCCCAACACCAGCATTCCCGTGGGCACCGCAGCTCTCCTGGTGACCTCTGACTGTCCGTTTAACCTCACTGCGGCTGCGCAGACGGGACATGGCTCGGGCCAGTCACTTCCACCCCTCTGCACCTTCTGCTGCTGTGGGATGCTCAACCGCACCCTTGCGGTGGCGTTCATGGTCAGCCTGGCGTTTGCTATTGTGGTTGGAAATGTGGTTACTCTGACAGTCTTTGTGCAAACTAGGCAGTCGAGAACACCACAAGGGTACTTGAAAggtaactgtattttttttttctcatgagaTAAAGTTGACCACATGTGATTAAAAACCTGGTTCCCAAccatttaaactaaatattactattttttttctttgttaatcTTGTTGACAGTGTCCCTGGCCATAGCAGACATGATGGTGGGTGTTATCGTGGTTCCTTTCTCTGTTTTCACTGAAATCTCTCTGATGGTGACCAGCGCTCCTCCCTTGTGGTACCAGGGTGGTACATCGGCATCCTTCAGCGACATGGGGAGCCCCTGGCAGCCCTGCATGCTCATTGGTCCCGTGTTTGCGGGATGCACCTTTGTCTCCATCAGCACCATCTTCCTGATGACCCTGGAGCGCAGCGTGGCCATCCTGTGGCCGCTCCACAAAGACGCGCTGGTGACCAGAAGACGAACGCTGCTCCTCATCCTGCTGTCCTGGGCAGCCAGCTTCCTGCTGGCTCTCGCCCCTCTCATCTTCAGCAGCAACTTCACTTTGGAGTACAATGAGTGCAGTCGCATGTGCAACTACGCCCCACTGTTGTTTGGCGGCCGGCTCCCGCCTGACGCcaacattttgctgctgttcCCAGCATTCGACTTCACACTTCTGGGTGGCACATTAGCAGTTAATATTGTGTCCTTCACAAGCATCCGCCGATACACCCAAAAACGCAAACTGCTCTCAGAGGGGAGTCTGAgtgacggaggaggaggaggatgctCCCACAGACCATCATTCTCAGACATTAAGGCTGCAAAGACAATTGGCATACTGACATTTGCCTTCACAGCATCCTTCTCTCCAATCGCGGTGTTTGTGCTCGGAAATGTGGTGGGATACACGTGgtgcaacttttcttttctcgCCTTCTGGATTCTGACAGGAAACAGCTGCTGTAATGTCATCATCTACAGTGTGAGGGACCACCGCTTCAGGAAGGGGGTGACCCTGCTTTTTCAAAGAGAGCAGTCCCCTCCCCACGGTGAGAAGACCTGAGGACCGTgttaatttattctgttttcgCAAGCACAGTTTTTGTGGCTTTGGtccaaaatattaaatgattgcaATCATTTTGTCCAAATGAGGATCGATGTGCAGCGTCGAGGCTTTGCACAAGggagaaaatgtggaaacagtccatgttttctccagatCTGCTCCAGATCTGGGCAGTCATGCAGGTTGGGAGCTTTTACCATAAAGATGCATATTCAAGTCCAGTCGCAAACAAATTCAGGTGAATCAACCACAGGTCAACGTTTTCAGAGTTGCATGAATGTTTCAAGTTGCAGTAACACTTACTCAGCTGAGAATGTAGTAAAATTGAGGAGATCATGATTTTCAGTTGCAAGTCAGAGTTGAAGATGCCATGATTTTAACTTTCAGACACATTCAAAGATTGTAAGAATGCCGTTCTTGGTTTTGCCATACAGAGTCAAAGAGTGGTGAAGTTCATCATTATAAATTGCTATTATTTCAGAGGAAATGACAGATCTCTTCATCTCATTAAGATATGAGTCTATTCATAAACTAAAGGTGAATCACTGTAAGGTCACAATGAAGGTGAAAATATCCAAAACTGCAGTTCACTGATTGACCACTGGATGCCAGCTTtgaaagcagaaggaaaaattatttgcggtaattttttgttgttcttttgcaCTGCCTTGCAAAGACATTACTGCACTTTGAAGTTGTCCATGTTTTGTCATACTAAAACCTCAACACCAACCTAATTCTGTTCTTATCAacctttttgacaaaaaaaagcacaaccaGTTGCTGTCAGAAGTCGCCTAATTGTTAAATACAATCAATCTGTGCATAATTTAATATCTGTTTAAAACCAGGACTGCATCCATGAAAACTGGGTTAATTATAtaactgaaatgatttaaaatgtgttagGTATTGATCTAAGAGCCAAATCCTTACTGTAACTGCTGCCTAATAGAAATACACAATATccaatgatttttaataaaatcccaTACTGACTCATCCTGCCTACTTTTAAATTTTAGTCATCGTGGCTCTTTGAAAAACTTATGAAGTCACTCTTGCTCTTTCTGTGGCTTTTAGTGAACTGTCTGTAACTGATCCCAGAACAAGTCAATTTTACTAATTTCCTTCAGGCGGATTATGTTAAAACTGGAcacttctgttttcattctggaagcagctaaaagcaagagtgatttattttggtgtttttctggGTAGGAGTGAGTATCGAGTGAAGCAGGTCGGGTATCTTGGTATCAGGTCTTAATGAGAAGAAGCAGGAGATGGTTTGACACATCAGAGCTTCATCTGCAGTAAGATTGGCTTTCCTCCAGTCTGTTGTTTTGAACAGCTAAACAAAAAGGCTAACCTCACACTTTTTGGTACGTCTGCATTCAAGACATCACCTGTAGTCATGAGATGTGGATTGGAACTAAAATAATAAGGAGCCTGACACAAGTGGCTGAAATGAATTTCATCAAGTTGAAGGCATGGCTCCACCCTAAACTTAAGGAGAGGAACTTCATTATactgaaaaagaaatgctgctcctcttcatcaACAAGAGCCATCGAGCTCTGGAGAGGATAGGGACAAAAACGGTTTTGTTCCCGTCCTGGATCTGTTATTTCTGCAATCCAGCTACTAAGTCAGCTGGTCAGGATACTCATTTGTCATTGAACTCTAtggtaattaaaaaatgtttgtacaaAGATTTCATACACAATTATTTCTCTGGATAAAAACACAGTTAGACTCTCtgagatttttgtattttgtatgaatttttaTCTCCAGTTTGCTAACATGCGTCACTATAAAGAGTGATAACTTAGCACTATTGCCTCccagaaaggaggaggaggggccACCAGAGtttctgtgtggagtttgtATTTTCTGATACAAGCATGAATAGATTCTCTTCGTCCTACCCCCGACAAACATGCATGTTATGTTAAGTGGACACTCTAACTTGCTCCcaggagtgagtgtgtgtgtgtgtgtgtgNNNNNNNNNNNNNNNNNNNNNNNNNNNNNNNNNNNNNNNNNNNNNNNNNNNNNNNNNNNNNNNNNNNNNNNNNNNNNNNNNNNgtgcgtgcgtgcgtgcgtgcgtgtgtgtgtgtgtgtgtgcgcgcgtgcgtgcgtgtgtgtgtatggttgtttcTGCAGGGAGTACCTCGCCTCGAGCAAATTGCCCACTAGAGACATGCAAGGACCCCCATATAGCCACTGCATAATATCAGTGGATTTAGAgaatggaaggatggatggcaTATGGGTATGAAATGGTGGTACCAAATGATGAGGGGACACTATGCTGGATAAGtggacaaaaaaaggaaaatgaaaacctgTTTCTACTTCTCATTCATCTTTGTGTTTATCAAACCATTTCCTGGCTTTCCTCTCATGTTTACAGtcaaaaaagattttcattCTTCTGCAAACAGGTTCTGAAGTTTCTCAATAACTAAAATCAACAGCAAAAGTTAAATTATCCATATTTGACCACTGGACAGCTGAAAGGTTTAAACTAAACACAAATACTGTAGATCACAAGCAGGCAGGTCCATGTCCTGAATAAAATTAATGTCCTTACAGATTTACtaccacaaacacaaagtagttctTGGTTCAAGAACCAGAATCTTGGTTCAAgaacttgtttgtgttttttccacctCTCAGGCCTTTCTCTGATTTCAGAAATTAAccttgtattattttttgcttgtgtgtGGACATTATGCAGCTGCCTCTCAATTAAAGtttatgtttagaaatgttaatTTGACCCTGCTGcgataattaaattttaattttgcaataaTCTGCCTCAGAAGTGCACTTTATGAGCTCCTACGTCAGCCATTAGCATTGTGCCATGAGTTAGCATCgtgccaatcaggttttatttacgttttttatattattaaaccTTGTTTTTGTTGGCATAATAAAAGATTATGT
This genomic window contains:
- the LOC103462386 gene encoding trace amine-associated receptor 13c → MTELLPNTSIPVGTAALLVTSDCPFNLTAAAQTGHGSGQSLPPLCTFCCCGMLNRTLAVAFMVSLAFAIVVGNVVTLTVFVQTRQSRTPQGYLKVSLAIADMMVGVIVVPFSVFTEISLMVTSAPPLWYQGGTSASFSDMGSPWQPCMLIGPVFAGCTFVSISTIFLMTLERSVAILWPLHKDALVTRRRTLLLILLSWAASFLLALAPLIFSSNFTLEYNECSRMCNYAPLLFGGRLPPDANILLLFPAFDFTLLGGTLAVNIVSFTSIRRYTQKRKLLSEGSLSDGGGGGCSHRPSFSDIKAAKTIGILTFAFTASFSPIAVFVLGNVVGYTWCNFSFLAFWILTGNSCCNVIIYSVRDHRFRKGVTLLFQREQSPPHGEKT